The proteins below are encoded in one region of Aquisphaera giovannonii:
- a CDS encoding DUF1501 domain-containing protein, which produces MNTPSDLREWRAALRRRAFLKNSVYGLGGMALATLLDAGLISGPGAARAADAAKPADRWRGVVNPPHRPVKARRVIHLCMAGGPSQFESFDHKPRLAALDGKPFPESFTKGQQLAQLQNMTLTARGPTCGFRRHGRSGQEISDLFPHIAGIADRMCIIRSMTTEQINHDPAHAFMNSGSILKNRPSMGSWLLYGLGAETDELPGFVVFTSAGATGQQPVSARQWSAGLLPSKFQGIQFQSRGDAVHYIASPPGIDREHQRESVAEINRLNAMLAGETSDPEIHTRIAQFELAFRMQASIPELTDFGGEPKGILDMYGIKHPGDGSFASNCLMARRLAERGVRMIQLYHRAWDHHGDIAHAMPTAAREVDQACAALVKDLEQRGMLDDTLVLWGGEFGRTPMGQGSGRDHHILGFSLWMAGGGIKGGVTYGATDELGYRAVEDVVHVRDLHATILDLCGIDHARLSYKFQGLDVRLTGVEPARVIRDILA; this is translated from the coding sequence ATGAACACTCCATCGGACCTTCGCGAATGGCGGGCGGCCCTGCGGCGGCGGGCGTTCCTGAAGAACTCGGTCTACGGGCTGGGCGGGATGGCCCTGGCGACGCTGCTCGACGCGGGGCTGATCTCCGGCCCCGGGGCGGCCCGCGCGGCCGACGCGGCGAAGCCCGCCGACCGCTGGCGGGGCGTCGTGAATCCCCCCCACAGGCCGGTGAAGGCCCGCCGGGTGATCCACCTCTGCATGGCCGGCGGGCCGTCGCAGTTCGAGAGCTTCGACCACAAGCCCCGCCTCGCGGCGCTCGACGGCAAGCCCTTCCCGGAGTCGTTCACGAAGGGCCAGCAGCTCGCCCAGCTCCAGAACATGACCCTCACGGCCCGGGGGCCGACCTGCGGCTTCCGCCGCCACGGCCGGTCCGGCCAGGAGATCTCCGACCTCTTCCCGCACATCGCGGGGATCGCCGATCGCATGTGCATCATCCGATCGATGACGACGGAGCAGATCAACCACGACCCGGCGCACGCGTTCATGAACTCCGGCTCGATCCTTAAGAACCGGCCGAGCATGGGCTCCTGGCTCCTCTACGGGCTCGGGGCGGAGACCGACGAGCTTCCCGGCTTCGTCGTCTTCACCTCCGCCGGCGCCACGGGCCAGCAGCCGGTCTCGGCCCGGCAGTGGTCCGCCGGCCTCCTGCCGAGCAAGTTCCAGGGCATCCAGTTCCAGTCGCGGGGCGACGCCGTCCACTACATCGCGAGCCCCCCGGGCATCGACCGCGAGCACCAGCGCGAGAGCGTGGCGGAGATCAACCGGCTGAACGCCATGCTGGCCGGGGAGACGAGTGACCCCGAGATCCACACGCGGATCGCCCAGTTCGAGCTGGCCTTCCGCATGCAGGCCTCGATCCCCGAGCTGACCGACTTCGGCGGCGAGCCGAAGGGCATCCTGGACATGTACGGCATCAAGCACCCCGGCGACGGCAGCTTCGCCTCGAATTGCCTGATGGCCCGGAGACTCGCCGAGCGCGGGGTGCGGATGATCCAGCTCTACCACCGGGCCTGGGACCACCACGGCGACATCGCCCACGCCATGCCGACCGCCGCCCGCGAGGTCGACCAGGCGTGCGCCGCGCTCGTGAAGGACCTGGAGCAGCGTGGCATGCTGGACGACACGCTCGTCCTCTGGGGCGGCGAGTTCGGCCGGACGCCGATGGGGCAGGGGAGCGGCCGCGACCACCACATCCTGGGCTTCTCGCTCTGGATGGCCGGCGGCGGCATCAAGGGGGGCGTGACCTACGGCGCGACCGACGAGCTCGGCTACAGGGCCGTCGAGGACGTCGTCCACGTCCGCGACCTGCACGCGACGATCCTGGACCTCTGCGGCATCGACCACGCGCGGCTGTCCTACAAGTTCCAGGGCCTGGACGTCCGGCTCACGGGCGTCGAGCCCGCGCGGGTGATCAGGGACATCCTCGCCTAG
- a CDS encoding Mrp/NBP35 family ATP-binding protein, producing the protein MFGKTKPTLSERDVLDALKGVKDPDLGRDLVDLGMIKDVRIGDGTVALTVNLTTPACPLKGQIERDVRNALQARLPGEWNLTVNMTAEVRGKGSAESGDIPGIKNVIAVGSGKGGVGKSTMAASIAFGLKSYGASVGLMDADVYGPSIPHLVGANARPQAIGERIQPIEAAGLKLMSMGFLLEPERAVIMRGPMLHGIINQFLRQVDWGSLDYLVIDLPPGTGDVPLTLAQTLPLTGAVVVCTPQEVALLDATRAISMFRQLRVPVLGMIENMAFFDVLAYLKDRGGPEARKLAEGRNFFDLPGDERAYLFGRGGARQRAREMDVPFLGEVPLNLYLRETGDAGKMDSALQPGSPSRPYLLGVVEQLAAQISIQNERKAQEAAKARLPKLEILN; encoded by the coding sequence ATGTTCGGCAAGACCAAACCGACGCTGAGCGAGCGGGACGTGCTCGACGCCTTGAAGGGGGTCAAGGATCCGGACCTCGGCCGCGACCTTGTCGACCTGGGCATGATCAAGGACGTGCGGATCGGCGACGGGACGGTCGCCCTGACCGTCAACCTGACGACGCCCGCCTGCCCGCTCAAGGGCCAGATCGAGCGCGACGTGCGCAATGCGCTCCAGGCCCGCCTGCCCGGCGAGTGGAACCTGACCGTCAACATGACCGCCGAGGTCCGCGGCAAGGGCTCGGCGGAGAGCGGCGACATCCCGGGGATCAAGAACGTCATCGCCGTCGGCTCGGGCAAGGGGGGCGTGGGCAAGTCCACCATGGCCGCCTCCATCGCCTTCGGCCTGAAGTCCTACGGGGCCTCGGTCGGGCTCATGGACGCGGACGTCTACGGCCCGTCGATCCCCCACCTCGTCGGCGCCAACGCCCGGCCCCAGGCGATCGGCGAGCGGATCCAGCCGATCGAGGCGGCCGGCCTGAAGCTGATGTCGATGGGCTTCCTCCTCGAGCCCGAGCGCGCCGTGATCATGCGCGGGCCGATGCTCCACGGCATCATCAACCAGTTCCTCCGCCAGGTGGATTGGGGGAGCCTGGACTACCTGGTCATCGACCTGCCCCCCGGCACCGGCGACGTGCCGCTGACGCTCGCCCAGACGCTGCCGCTGACCGGCGCGGTGGTCGTCTGCACGCCCCAGGAGGTCGCCCTGCTGGACGCGACCCGGGCCATCTCCATGTTCCGCCAGCTCCGCGTGCCGGTGCTCGGCATGATCGAGAACATGGCCTTCTTCGACGTGCTGGCCTACCTCAAGGACCGCGGCGGCCCCGAGGCCCGCAAGCTCGCCGAGGGCCGCAACTTCTTCGACCTCCCCGGCGACGAGCGGGCCTACCTGTTCGGCCGCGGTGGCGCCCGGCAGAGGGCCAGGGAGATGGACGTCCCGTTCCTCGGCGAGGTCCCGCTGAACCTTTATCTGCGGGAGACGGGGGACGCGGGCAAGATGGACAGCGCCCTCCAGCCCGGCTCACCCTCGCGGCCTTACCTGCTCGGCGTGGTCGAGCAGCTCGCCGCCCAGATCAGCATCCAGAACGAGCGGAAGGCGCAGGAGGCGGCGAAGGCACGGCTCCCGAAGTTGGAAATCCTGAACTAG
- a CDS encoding DNA-3-methyladenine glycosylase family protein — MAKAKEGGEVVREDRWAAAVRHLRRVDPRFREVVKRVGPCRLEPRPDRFGTLVRAIVAQQISTKAAESINARLHLLGGDPHLPDRLLALGEEQLRGVGLSASKARYVLNLAEAVATGAVPVDAFDDSWDDASIVASLTSIKGIGVWTAEMFLIFSLNRPDVLPVHDLGVRAGLRDHHGLEDLPKPGDCHALAEAWRPYRTVASWYLWRSRDTRRGPGSPRPAKRADAPPS; from the coding sequence ATGGCGAAGGCGAAGGAGGGCGGCGAGGTCGTCCGGGAAGATCGCTGGGCCGCGGCGGTCCGCCACCTCCGCCGGGTCGATCCGCGGTTCCGGGAGGTCGTCAAGCGGGTCGGCCCGTGCCGGCTGGAGCCGCGCCCGGACCGGTTCGGCACGCTCGTGCGGGCGATCGTCGCCCAGCAGATCTCGACGAAGGCGGCCGAGTCGATCAACGCGCGGCTGCACCTGCTCGGCGGCGACCCGCACCTGCCCGACCGGCTGCTCGCCCTGGGCGAGGAACAACTGCGCGGCGTGGGGCTCTCGGCGAGCAAGGCCCGCTACGTGCTGAACCTGGCGGAGGCCGTCGCCACCGGCGCGGTGCCGGTGGACGCGTTCGACGACTCGTGGGACGACGCGTCGATCGTCGCCTCGCTGACGTCGATCAAGGGGATCGGCGTCTGGACGGCCGAGATGTTCCTGATCTTCTCGCTCAACCGCCCGGACGTCCTGCCGGTCCACGACCTCGGCGTGCGGGCCGGCCTGCGCGACCATCACGGGCTCGAGGACCTCCCGAAGCCCGGCGACTGCCACGCCCTGGCCGAGGCCTGGCGGCCCTATCGCACGGTCGCGAGCTGGTACCTCTGGCGGAGCCGGGACACGCGCCGAGGCCCCGGATCGCCTCGGCCCGCGAAGAGGGCCGACGCGCCGCCGTCATAG
- a CDS encoding pyridoxal phosphate-dependent aminotransferase — protein sequence MIRFSELAGQLTAETAFTVLAMARALKARGKDVVELEIGDSPFPTTPHASAAGIRAIEENQTGYCPSMGLPQFREAAARSVTDEFGYPASAENVVVASGAKPFEQYFAEAFLDPGDGVLVFSPQFPTYVPNIARRGARPLLVPLRVEDAFRPRAEDVRRFLETDPRPRAVFLNSPHNPTGGVATAEDLAAIADVVRGTDLMVFSDEPYCHMVWSGRHTSILSQPGMFEHAVAAYTFSKSYSMSGWRIGFAVAHPEVAEMIGKLINTTASCSPPLAQWAARAALERDRETRDEYMGRFRAKVERLCQGLKRVEGLGVSMPAGTFYVFPDVRRICNRLGITSHGLALYLLEGADDAFGVACLGGECFGDAGAGFLRFSCAEPDDRIDRAVAFLPEALTRTDRVRRYLGENPKFALREPYPVG from the coding sequence ATGATCCGCTTCAGCGAACTCGCGGGCCAACTGACCGCGGAGACCGCCTTCACCGTCCTGGCCATGGCCCGGGCCCTCAAGGCCCGGGGCAAGGACGTGGTCGAGCTGGAGATCGGGGACAGCCCGTTCCCGACCACGCCCCACGCCTCGGCCGCGGGCATCCGCGCGATCGAGGAGAACCAGACGGGCTACTGCCCCAGCATGGGCCTGCCGCAGTTCCGCGAGGCGGCCGCGCGGTCCGTGACGGACGAGTTCGGCTATCCGGCCTCCGCGGAGAACGTGGTGGTGGCCTCCGGCGCGAAGCCGTTCGAGCAGTATTTCGCCGAGGCCTTCCTCGACCCCGGGGACGGCGTCCTGGTCTTCAGCCCGCAGTTCCCCACCTACGTCCCGAACATCGCACGCCGGGGGGCCCGGCCCTTGCTCGTCCCGCTCCGCGTGGAGGACGCGTTCCGACCCCGCGCGGAGGACGTCCGCCGCTTCCTGGAGACCGACCCCCGGCCCCGGGCCGTCTTCCTGAACTCGCCGCACAACCCCACGGGGGGCGTCGCGACGGCGGAGGACCTCGCGGCGATCGCCGACGTGGTGCGCGGGACCGACCTGATGGTCTTCTCCGACGAGCCGTATTGCCACATGGTGTGGTCGGGCCGGCACACGTCGATCCTGTCCCAGCCGGGGATGTTCGAGCACGCGGTCGCGGCCTACACCTTCAGCAAGTCCTACAGCATGAGCGGCTGGCGGATCGGCTTCGCGGTGGCCCACCCGGAGGTCGCGGAGATGATCGGCAAGCTGATCAACACGACGGCCTCGTGCAGCCCGCCGCTGGCCCAGTGGGCCGCCCGGGCCGCGCTCGAGCGCGACCGCGAGACCCGCGACGAGTACATGGGCCGCTTCCGGGCCAAGGTCGAGCGCCTCTGCCAGGGGCTGAAGCGGGTCGAGGGCCTGGGCGTGTCCATGCCGGCGGGCACGTTCTACGTCTTCCCTGACGTCCGCCGCATCTGCAATCGCCTGGGGATCACCTCGCACGGGCTGGCCCTGTACCTGCTGGAGGGGGCCGACGACGCCTTCGGCGTCGCCTGCCTGGGGGGCGAGTGCTTCGGCGACGCCGGCGCGGGGTTCCTGCGGTTCAGTTGCGCGGAGCCGGATGATCGCATCGACCGCGCCGTGGCCTTCCTCCCGGAGGCGCTCACGCGGACGGACCGCGTGCGACGGTACCTCGGAGAGAACCCGAAGTTCGCCCTCCGCGAACCCTATCCGGTGGGCTGA
- a CDS encoding fibronectin type III domain-containing protein: MVPDYYARLGVDPAATESELEAALRKRQPAWSMGTRNPKTRHTNQLYLDEVPALRRALLSGPGARAAYDADLAAARLAEREEKLDQLQRRIRLKSAKGGLSADDRQLLREEARRLGLDDAVVDPLTRSIPDLARPFRAEDALEEDEAAADVLDPSTRRQIRAALEHLGRRDLYDALELPREAPSSILAARADEERQRWMRKAQVTAEKTAWLEVISHAQSHLTSPKARARYDRTLILESEERFDEVVAFALNGLPRLDGGTRAALVAEAAALCLGPDRAERLLSRACRKLGVARDDGAVSPLVASPGPPATASEADRYPQVRCRSCSGLTELSPTARRTGTARCRHCGASLRWDCPACRRQHWLDRARCDCGFPLALREPLVRRLAAAQQAFRDRDLATARENLEQVRRYAPQHPGARNGLEKIREREATIEQVRLACELAMTGRRLVAARRAADSWRRIDDPARPEIRAAWEEIASGLRKAESLAARGRALERVDPPAARAFYRRSLEAAADLPAALTGLERCPPEGPTNLRAQTVGDRVRLSWTPPAPDGGGPLTFAILRKRGGIPEHPGDGTRIAEVSTCEYDDRHVRPGESVGYAVLGKRGEAESLAAVAVGPVVYLPDVEDVRVEPRESEVELSWIPPAGVFEVRVVRKAGSPPEDPRDGERVPAALDHAIDGRPPGGQVVHYGIYAIYRAAEGRRYPSPGVLATAGVVQAVPPAEAPRLSRGPGPSIRIDWAAPARGSVRILRTSRPLPFPPGARIRVEEAEPLGSWVPAVGPASAEDREPPPAPVCYYTAVVALGAMLTIGGTAAASQVPDPSDLRATRTGTTAYNGGQGVRVALRWRWPPGATATRLVARWGSPPHGPDDPQPTATTVRREDYERHGFWSLTLPAAGPRDEDSGNGLARPHGGNGIADGDGHAAGPEAGASPALPDRWYITAFTAVDQGGETVFSPGIEPSATTAVPGPHPEITVSYALKRSWLPGRPWSLTLDTDPPGEEVPPMVLVANLRAIPLSSEDGEVIAHLPAGRGGSRHPVHTTFPLARSGVRMFIDPRADPAFIPPIRLRHPEDGTARA, translated from the coding sequence ATGGTGCCGGATTATTACGCCAGGCTGGGGGTCGATCCGGCGGCGACCGAGTCCGAGCTCGAGGCCGCGCTGCGGAAGCGGCAGCCGGCCTGGTCCATGGGGACGCGGAACCCGAAGACGAGGCATACGAACCAGCTCTACCTGGACGAGGTCCCCGCGCTCCGCCGCGCCCTGCTGAGCGGTCCGGGCGCGCGGGCGGCGTACGACGCGGACCTCGCCGCGGCCCGGCTCGCGGAGCGGGAGGAGAAGCTCGACCAGCTCCAGCGGCGGATCCGGCTCAAGTCCGCCAAGGGGGGCCTCTCGGCCGATGATCGGCAGCTCCTGCGCGAGGAGGCCCGTCGCCTCGGGCTGGACGACGCCGTGGTGGATCCCCTGACGAGGTCGATCCCCGACCTCGCCCGCCCCTTCCGGGCGGAGGACGCCCTGGAGGAGGACGAGGCGGCCGCCGACGTCCTCGACCCGTCGACGCGCCGGCAGATCCGCGCGGCGCTGGAGCACCTCGGCCGTCGCGACCTGTATGACGCGCTGGAGCTGCCGCGCGAGGCCCCCTCGTCGATCCTCGCGGCGAGGGCCGACGAGGAGCGGCAGCGGTGGATGAGGAAGGCCCAGGTCACGGCGGAGAAGACCGCGTGGCTCGAGGTGATCTCGCACGCCCAGTCGCACCTGACGTCCCCGAAGGCGCGGGCCCGCTACGACCGCACGCTGATCCTGGAGTCGGAGGAGCGGTTCGACGAGGTCGTGGCCTTCGCCCTGAACGGGCTGCCGCGGCTCGACGGCGGCACGCGCGCGGCCCTCGTCGCCGAGGCGGCCGCCCTCTGCCTGGGGCCCGACCGGGCGGAGCGGCTGCTGTCGCGGGCCTGCCGGAAGCTCGGCGTCGCCCGCGACGACGGCGCGGTCTCGCCGCTCGTCGCGTCGCCCGGCCCGCCCGCGACGGCCTCTGAGGCCGATCGATATCCGCAGGTCCGCTGCCGATCCTGCTCCGGCCTGACCGAGCTGAGCCCGACCGCCAGGCGAACGGGCACCGCGCGGTGCCGGCATTGCGGGGCATCCCTCAGGTGGGACTGTCCGGCCTGCCGCCGCCAGCACTGGCTCGACCGCGCGAGGTGCGACTGCGGCTTCCCCCTGGCCCTCCGCGAGCCCCTCGTCCGCCGGCTCGCCGCCGCGCAGCAGGCCTTCCGCGACCGCGACCTCGCGACGGCCCGCGAGAACCTGGAGCAGGTCCGTCGGTACGCCCCCCAGCACCCGGGGGCGAGGAACGGCCTGGAGAAGATCCGCGAGCGCGAGGCGACCATCGAGCAGGTCCGCCTGGCCTGCGAGCTGGCGATGACGGGCAGGCGCCTCGTCGCGGCGAGGCGGGCGGCCGACTCCTGGCGGCGGATCGACGACCCGGCCCGGCCCGAGATCCGCGCCGCCTGGGAGGAGATCGCGTCGGGCCTCCGAAAGGCGGAGTCGCTGGCGGCCCGCGGCCGGGCGCTGGAGCGCGTCGATCCCCCCGCGGCCCGCGCCTTCTACCGCAGGAGCCTGGAGGCCGCCGCCGACCTCCCCGCCGCCCTGACCGGGCTGGAACGATGCCCGCCCGAGGGCCCGACGAACCTCCGCGCGCAGACGGTCGGCGACCGCGTCCGCCTGTCCTGGACCCCCCCGGCCCCGGACGGCGGCGGGCCGCTCACCTTCGCGATCCTCCGGAAGCGGGGCGGCATCCCCGAGCATCCGGGCGACGGCACCCGGATCGCGGAGGTCTCGACGTGCGAATACGACGATCGGCACGTCCGGCCGGGCGAGTCCGTCGGCTACGCGGTCCTCGGCAAGCGCGGGGAGGCGGAGTCGCTGGCCGCCGTGGCCGTCGGCCCGGTGGTCTACCTGCCCGACGTCGAGGACGTCCGCGTCGAGCCCCGCGAGTCGGAGGTGGAGCTGTCCTGGATCCCGCCGGCGGGCGTCTTCGAGGTCCGCGTCGTCCGCAAGGCGGGCTCGCCGCCGGAGGACCCCCGGGACGGCGAGCGAGTCCCCGCGGCGCTCGACCATGCGATCGACGGCCGGCCGCCGGGGGGCCAGGTCGTCCACTACGGGATCTACGCCATCTATCGGGCCGCCGAGGGCCGGCGCTATCCGTCGCCCGGGGTCCTGGCGACGGCCGGCGTCGTGCAGGCCGTGCCGCCGGCGGAAGCCCCCCGGCTGTCGCGCGGGCCGGGGCCCTCCATCCGCATCGACTGGGCGGCGCCGGCCCGCGGATCGGTCCGAATCCTCCGGACGTCCCGGCCGCTCCCGTTCCCGCCCGGGGCCCGGATCCGCGTCGAGGAGGCGGAGCCCCTCGGCTCCTGGGTCCCCGCGGTCGGGCCGGCGAGCGCCGAGGACCGCGAGCCGCCCCCCGCGCCCGTCTGCTACTACACGGCGGTCGTCGCCCTGGGGGCGATGCTCACCATCGGCGGGACCGCCGCCGCCAGCCAGGTCCCCGACCCGTCCGACCTCCGCGCCACGAGGACGGGCACGACGGCCTACAACGGCGGGCAGGGCGTCCGCGTGGCGCTCCGGTGGCGATGGCCCCCCGGGGCGACGGCCACCCGCCTGGTCGCCCGCTGGGGCTCTCCCCCGCACGGCCCGGACGACCCGCAGCCGACCGCAACGACCGTGCGCCGCGAGGATTACGAGCGGCACGGGTTCTGGTCCTTGACCCTGCCCGCGGCCGGCCCCCGGGACGAGGACTCCGGCAACGGCCTGGCCCGCCCCCACGGCGGCAACGGGATCGCCGACGGCGACGGCCACGCGGCCGGGCCGGAGGCCGGCGCCTCCCCCGCCCTGCCCGACCGCTGGTACATCACCGCCTTCACGGCCGTCGATCAGGGCGGCGAGACGGTCTTCTCCCCCGGCATCGAGCCCTCGGCGACCACGGCGGTGCCGGGCCCGCACCCCGAGATCACCGTCTCCTACGCCCTGAAGCGATCCTGGCTCCCCGGACGCCCCTGGTCGCTGACCCTGGACACCGACCCACCAGGGGAAGAGGTCCCGCCCATGGTCCTGGTGGCCAACCTCCGGGCCATCCCCCTCTCCTCCGAGGACGGCGAGGTCATCGCCCACCTGCCGGCCGGCCGGGGCGGGAGCCGCCACCCCGTCCACACCACGTTCCCGCTCGCCCGATCCGGTGTCCGCATGTTTATCGACCCCCGCGCCGATCCGGCCTTCATCCCTCCGATCCGGCTCCGCCATCCCGAGGACGGCACCGCCCGCGCCTGA
- a CDS encoding RidA family protein — protein sequence MTSNVKITVGERNGRRCASSGSAWEAAIGYSRAVRAGDHIAVTGTVGVEADGRFSPSIKGQTRRALDIVVAAIEALGGRTADVVRTRIFVTDISLWKDVGEVHGEVFAQVRPALTMVEVSRLIDDAAMIEIEADAIVRAEDREHV from the coding sequence ATGACATCCAACGTCAAGATCACCGTCGGCGAGCGGAACGGCCGCCGGTGCGCCTCCTCCGGCTCCGCCTGGGAGGCGGCGATCGGCTACTCGCGGGCGGTCCGCGCGGGGGACCACATCGCCGTCACCGGGACCGTGGGCGTGGAGGCGGACGGCCGCTTCTCGCCGAGCATCAAGGGGCAGACGCGGCGGGCCCTGGACATCGTCGTCGCGGCGATCGAGGCCCTCGGCGGCAGGACCGCCGACGTCGTCCGGACCAGGATCTTCGTGACCGACATCAGCCTGTGGAAGGACGTGGGCGAGGTCCACGGCGAGGTCTTCGCGCAGGTCCGCCCCGCGCTCACCATGGTCGAGGTCTCGCGCCTGATCGACGACGCGGCGATGATCGAGATCGAGGCCGACGCGATCGTCCGCGCCGAGGACCGCGAGCACGTCTGA